In one window of Paraflavitalea soli DNA:
- a CDS encoding STN and carboxypeptidase regulatory-like domain-containing protein — MKQSAGLVRAVLLSTLLLFSLAASAQSVLGRTVSIDVSLQQLDQVLEILSNKGNFYFSYNSNIIKRDSLVTLKVYNKTVKQVLDLLFAEGYEYRESGNYIILRKAPIKLSVVTTHTASDEKIYFVSGYILDDQTGETISNASIYEKNQLASAISNKEGYFKLKLKSRYDKAALTVSKDLYEDTTIIIQPKYNQQLSIAIMPVEISDKTITITPYTFDAPDSIVIAVRKADSTHWLYTYRKTDSAMVEKTKAGQWFLSAWQKAQTINLKKFFVMRPYQLSLLPGLSTNGPLNSQVINHISLNIWGGYSGGVKGVELAGWFNIDKKDVKWVQAAGWFNVVGGQVDGVQLAGIHNTVMDSVTGVQAAGISNFVKRQFVGAQLSGIYNHVGGSMNGLQAAGIGNYANNNTTGAQLAGILNVNRRRMNGAQIAGILNVNFQEVKGAQIAGVINYTKKLSGVQIGLINIADTSDGYSIGLINIIFKGYHKLSLYGNEVFPLNAAFKTGNSKLYSILLAGVEPTKDDKAYTFGYGLGREFYLNKRWGANAEISTQQVYLGSWDNINVLNRLEMHLHFKLNKYFSLFMGPSVSLYYSDQKEKIEGFKQNIRSLSSGEHVKIWSGFTAGINIF, encoded by the coding sequence ATGAAGCAGTCAGCAGGATTGGTAAGAGCAGTCTTACTTTCAACTCTTTTATTATTTTCTTTAGCGGCATCGGCGCAGAGTGTATTGGGCAGAACCGTTTCCATTGATGTATCACTCCAGCAACTGGACCAGGTATTGGAGATATTAAGCAACAAGGGTAATTTCTATTTCTCTTACAATAGCAATATCATCAAAAGAGACAGCCTTGTTACCTTGAAAGTATACAATAAGACCGTGAAGCAGGTGCTGGACCTCTTGTTTGCCGAAGGTTATGAGTATCGGGAGAGTGGTAATTATATTATCCTGCGTAAAGCACCCATTAAGCTATCGGTGGTCACCACCCATACGGCAAGTGATGAAAAGATATATTTTGTAAGTGGTTATATTCTCGATGATCAAACGGGGGAGACCATCAGCAATGCCAGTATCTATGAAAAGAACCAGCTGGCCTCTGCTATCTCCAACAAAGAGGGCTACTTTAAACTTAAACTGAAGAGCCGGTACGATAAGGCGGCCCTGACGGTGAGTAAGGACCTGTATGAAGACACGACCATTATAATTCAACCCAAATACAACCAGCAGCTTTCCATCGCTATCATGCCCGTGGAGATATCTGATAAGACCATCACCATTACACCCTACACATTTGATGCACCCGACTCTATAGTGATCGCAGTACGCAAAGCCGATAGTACCCATTGGCTGTATACTTACCGGAAGACCGATTCGGCCATGGTAGAAAAAACAAAAGCAGGACAATGGTTCTTGTCTGCCTGGCAGAAGGCGCAGACGATCAACCTGAAGAAGTTTTTTGTGATGCGGCCCTACCAGCTTTCCCTGTTGCCGGGATTAAGCACCAATGGTCCGCTTAACAGCCAGGTCATTAACCATATTTCATTAAATATATGGGGCGGCTATTCGGGCGGCGTGAAAGGAGTAGAACTGGCAGGCTGGTTCAATATCGACAAAAAGGATGTAAAGTGGGTGCAGGCCGCAGGATGGTTTAATGTGGTGGGTGGCCAGGTGGATGGTGTACAACTGGCAGGTATACATAATACAGTGATGGATAGTGTAACCGGTGTGCAGGCAGCCGGTATTTCCAATTTTGTGAAGCGACAGTTTGTGGGGGCCCAGCTAAGTGGCATATATAACCATGTGGGCGGGAGTATGAATGGCCTGCAGGCTGCAGGCATTGGCAACTATGCAAATAACAATACTACCGGTGCACAGCTCGCCGGTATTTTGAATGTAAACCGTCGCCGGATGAATGGCGCCCAGATTGCGGGGATATTGAACGTGAATTTCCAGGAAGTAAAGGGGGCACAGATTGCCGGGGTGATCAACTATACCAAAAAACTATCAGGGGTGCAGATCGGCCTTATCAATATTGCGGATACTTCTGATGGGTATAGTATTGGCCTGATCAATATCATATTCAAGGGATACCACAAGTTGTCGCTGTATGGCAATGAAGTGTTTCCATTAAATGCCGCCTTTAAAACAGGTAACTCAAAGTTGTACAGTATTTTACTGGCAGGAGTCGAACCTACCAAAGATGATAAAGCCTATACTTTTGGTTATGGCCTGGGGCGTGAATTTTACCTGAATAAACGTTGGGGCGCGAATGCCGAAATATCAACACAGCAGGTTTACCTGGGCAGTTGGGACAATATCAATGTGCTCAACCGGCTGGAAATGCACTTGCACTTTAAGCTCAATAAATACTTCTCCCTCTTTATGGGGCCGTCCGTATCCTTGTACTATTCTGATCAAAAGGAAAAGATCGAAGGGTTCAAGCAGAACATCCGATCTTTATCTTCCGGTGAGCATGTAAAGATCTGGTCAGGCTTTACGGCTGGTATCAATATATTCTAA
- a CDS encoding helix-turn-helix domain-containing protein, translated as MGKAESISDFYKRIGSPAGATGRVIYDKQNQRQDLGHLNVYKRSDFYCKTYSPYNRRDFYKISLIIGEGMLYYADKGIRIDKPALLFSNPTIPYAWEAASAQQEGYFVLFDHQFADRTHRNEGIMESPLFKIGGDPIYFVTPQQVDFLCDIFAKMQVELASEYIHKYEVLRNYVNLIIHEALKSKPADSYFQHTNASSRIVALFIELLERQFPIDSPDHVLKLKTAGDYALNLSVHANHLNRVVKEITGKTTTEHIADRIVKEAKALLVHTNWNVSEIAYSLGFEYPAYFNNFFKKQTLQTPRSFRGVVV; from the coding sequence ATGGGCAAGGCAGAATCAATCAGCGATTTTTATAAAAGGATCGGCAGTCCTGCAGGCGCAACGGGCCGTGTTATTTATGATAAGCAGAACCAGCGCCAGGACCTGGGCCACCTCAATGTTTACAAACGCAGTGATTTCTATTGCAAAACTTATTCTCCTTATAACCGCCGCGACTTTTACAAGATATCCCTGATCATAGGAGAGGGTATGTTGTATTATGCCGATAAAGGTATCAGGATCGATAAGCCAGCCTTGTTGTTTTCCAATCCTACCATTCCCTATGCCTGGGAAGCAGCCTCTGCACAACAGGAAGGTTATTTCGTACTCTTTGATCACCAGTTTGCCGACCGCACACACCGCAATGAAGGTATCATGGAATCGCCCCTGTTTAAAATAGGCGGCGATCCGATCTATTTTGTAACACCTCAACAGGTTGATTTTCTCTGCGATATATTCGCTAAAATGCAGGTGGAGCTTGCGTCTGAGTACATTCACAAATATGAGGTATTGCGCAATTACGTGAACCTGATCATCCATGAAGCCCTGAAGTCAAAACCTGCTGATAGTTATTTTCAACATACCAATGCTTCTTCAAGAATAGTTGCGTTGTTTATCGAATTACTGGAAAGGCAATTTCCTATTGACTCACCGGACCATGTGCTTAAATTGAAAACGGCCGGCGATTATGCCCTCAACTTATCAGTGCACGCCAACCACCTCAACCGGGTAGTGAAAGAGATCACTGGTAAAACAACCACCGAGCATATCGCCGACCGCATTGTGAAAGAAGCAAAAGCCCTGCTGGTGCATACCAACTGGAACGTATCTGAAATTGCTTATAGTCTTGGTTTTGAGTATCCTGCCTATTTTAACAACTTCTTTAAGAAACAAACATTGCAGACGCCCAGGTCATTCCGTGGTGTGGTTGTTTGA
- a CDS encoding FecR domain-containing protein, with product MKEHVHDINDDLLVKYLLQETTPGESRQVEAWIAAGAANQQYFEHFKLIWDKSRVLAAQSTVDEEGAWHRFQQRVNNGRAMGSQGVVRSFNRRLYPWRVAAAVIITGALIAMIYFFSGRGGTDTPVTLATVNASQVDTLPDGSVITLNRHSSLSYAGAYNEKNRTVELKGEAFFSVAPNKKKPFIIHVNGITVTVTGTSFNIKTTGTKTEVIVETGTVQVSNSKQTVALTPKEKITVSHPDSTLAKEEVTDQLYKYYRDKTFVCDHTPLWKLVQVLNEAYDVNIVIESKEKKQLQWTTTLHNEPLDHILDLISKTFDMTVTPKDSLIILK from the coding sequence TTGAAAGAACATGTACACGATATAAATGATGACCTGCTGGTAAAATACCTGCTGCAGGAAACCACGCCGGGCGAAAGCCGGCAGGTGGAAGCCTGGATAGCAGCAGGGGCAGCCAACCAGCAGTACTTTGAGCACTTTAAGCTGATATGGGATAAAAGCAGGGTGCTGGCTGCTCAAAGTACGGTAGATGAAGAAGGGGCGTGGCACCGTTTTCAACAGCGGGTAAACAATGGGCGAGCTATGGGATCGCAGGGTGTGGTACGTTCTTTCAACCGCCGGCTGTATCCCTGGCGGGTAGCTGCCGCGGTTATCATCACCGGCGCGCTGATAGCCATGATCTATTTCTTTTCAGGCCGTGGAGGTACCGATACGCCGGTTACCCTGGCAACGGTAAATGCCAGTCAGGTGGATACCTTGCCCGATGGCTCCGTGATCACGCTCAACAGGCATTCATCGCTTAGTTATGCCGGCGCCTACAATGAGAAAAACAGAACGGTTGAACTGAAAGGGGAGGCATTCTTTAGTGTGGCGCCCAATAAAAAGAAACCATTCATCATACATGTTAATGGTATTACCGTTACCGTAACAGGCACCTCTTTCAATATCAAGACCACCGGTACCAAAACCGAAGTGATCGTTGAGACAGGTACCGTACAGGTAAGCAACAGTAAGCAGACCGTTGCCCTCACGCCCAAAGAAAAGATCACTGTAAGCCATCCGGACTCCACGCTTGCCAAAGAAGAGGTAACGGACCAGCTTTACAAGTATTATCGTGATAAGACCTTTGTATGTGATCACACCCCCTTGTGGAAATTGGTGCAGGTACTCAATGAAGCCTATGATGTGAATATTGTCATTGAATCCAAAGAGAAGAAACAGCTTCAATGGACCACCACTTTGCATAATGAACCTCTTGATCATATTCTTGATCTTATTTCCAAAACATTTGATATGACCGTTACTCCTAAAGATTCTCTGATCATATTGAAATAA
- a CDS encoding helix-turn-helix domain-containing protein has product MQLFIKNMVCNRCILVVKQVLEAEGLHPKNVKLGEVELDTAPTGQQQEAIKTQLASLGFEVLDNQKQKLIEQIRTTISRLMQSGDLDDNHKFSALLSNALHKDYAQLSKLFSEVEGITIEKYVILQKTERVKELLIYENLTLQEIAFRLGYSSVAHLSAQFKKVTGITPSEFKKLKDQPSR; this is encoded by the coding sequence ATGCAGTTATTCATTAAGAACATGGTTTGCAATCGTTGTATCCTTGTGGTAAAACAGGTATTGGAGGCTGAGGGCCTGCATCCTAAAAATGTAAAGCTCGGAGAGGTGGAATTGGATACAGCGCCCACCGGTCAGCAACAGGAAGCCATTAAGACCCAACTGGCCTCCCTGGGCTTTGAGGTCCTGGACAACCAAAAGCAAAAACTCATTGAGCAAATACGGACTACCATCAGCCGGCTTATGCAGTCGGGCGACCTGGATGACAATCATAAGTTTTCAGCATTATTGTCCAATGCCCTGCACAAAGACTACGCCCAACTAAGCAAGTTGTTTTCGGAAGTAGAAGGCATTACCATTGAGAAATATGTGATCCTTCAAAAAACAGAGCGGGTGAAAGAACTGCTGATCTATGAGAACCTTACCCTGCAGGAAATTGCTTTCCGGCTTGGCTATAGCAGTGTAGCCCATTTATCAGCGCAGTTCAAAAAGGTGACAGGCATTACGCCTTCCGAATTCAAAAAGTTAAAAGACCAGCCCAGTCGTTAA